Part of the Nicotiana sylvestris chromosome 2, ASM39365v2, whole genome shotgun sequence genome, catgggatgacatggctcaagattttgttcgaaaCTTTCAGTACAATCTAAACATTATCCCAGACAGCTCCTCCCTatataaaatggaaaagaagccggagaaaagctttagggagtttgggattagatggagggagcaagctgctcgagtcagCCCCTCGATTGGTGaaaaagaaatggttgagcttttcctacaagctcaggggcccacctacttcagtcatttgattccgaccttgggtaaacctttcaatgatgtggtaaaaatagggaagatggtagaagagggaatcaagtcaggaaaaatcatgagttattcggcattgAAACATACTAcggaagacattcagaacatcccagtaagtttgggtggaagaaagagaaatagaaaagatgatccacTGGGCATTCCTGCTCAACGCTTTCAGCCTCGACATCGACCCCATAGATATCCTTGTGCActagatgatcctccccaatgctacttctctccacataacccccaaagtcgtacatcactttcccagtaccctatccacaatgcaccaccatatgttCCACACTCACGAGGCCCGCGATGGCCTGCACCACTTTCCCAAATGTCTTACCCGCCTCCTCAAGCATATCAGCCACCTACccgcaaaaggttccaaccgaggcCAGAGTATAAAATGAAAAGACTACTGAAAAAAGAAGATGCTTTCACCCATATTGGAGAATCGtatgccagtctgttccaaaggttgaggcaattggacatgttgaagccgattcagataaaaaggtcaaaccctcttccaaagaagtttgatttttctcaaaggtgcgcatattgctcagatgccctggGGCAtaatatagaaaagtgttggcatctgaaagGAGCGGTACAAAAGCTTATTAATACAGGTGACATTACCGCGCAAAATCCAAATGCAGCCGATACCATCCAAAGTCCATTGCCTGAAATGCATATGGAAGACATGATTCGTGTGGAAAAGGAAAATGAGAATTATTttgagatcctcggaggtccacgCACTGCAAAGCTTTCAATGCTaacagaggttgatcttaagagtGAGCTGGCCaaagggacccaaaagcaatttgctaaAGACAATGAGAGGAAGACTTGTGAAGGTTCTAGCAATATTGATGTTGAACTTAGTGGCTAAGTTGCAgacttggtaattggaaagacgctcctctTTTGGCTAGCTGGGGTGGAGTCTTGgcggtttattttgttgtcatttctgttgttcggattattttcagggttgtaatccggatattgtcttgtgactcaaacccttctatccttttgttttgcctagttcgtttagtcgcagtagctcgtttagtgttgtctaggtttgttccagggttgtaaccccagtttagtttgcttgttttgttgttcaaaccctttcaccatctgtctaatgcaattttctgttttctgttatttctagtcatttttgtttagttctcttttctttttatagtccttttcttgttgactctagtgacatggcatgcacgCGTAACTCTCAACCTAGTTttaaaaagttagtttaatcgTGAAGCAATTTGGGAGATGATATGGACctttgagggaaataagtgaagggattttgagatcacaaagcccgaattgtgtgaaactgggcagatagaacataaagaagtACTATTGAAATGTATCcgtccacatcaggctgaagcaaaaggtaagttcgccccaaattggcaggggccgttcatcgtaacgagagtgttgtccaatggtgctttgtatttaacagatatagaatgcaagtgtgtagaaatggctatcaattgtgatgcagtcaaaagatattatgtatgatttctttggttataTTGTGTTTGtctgcacttggcatgttttgaagattggaatgacgaaggcattttattctactatctaaacactttatcatttgttactcttttgagccttatttatttcctttcatacccccaTTTTGGAATCAATAGTAAAGTTCAGAAACGCAAGtgcgaaagataagtaaaggaaaaagagaaaaggaaaaaagagaatatatataaacaaaaagaagagaaagaaaaaaagaagaagagaaaaagaaacaacaaaaagagaaaaaggaagaagaaaagaagaaaaagaaaaaaaaaagagaaaagcacAAAAAtgaagcaattcctatgtcaacAAAAAtgaagcaattcctatgtcatgaactacgttcgacctgattccttttaaggatacctAGGCAGCCTCAccgttcggtcccatcaaaataaaatctaaaAGCCCCCAgacaaagaaactggggcagaagttgtggtcgTTGTAAGaggtctgattccaaaagttgtaattttgagcccttttaAGCTGTTTTTGAGActttatcctttctttctaaccccatccatgagcccacattacggtccaaagaaaaatCAATCTTTGAGTAGTGCCAAGTGAATCGAGTtagaggtatgattcacatcaggggcaacactctgttctgcaaggaaaacaaaaatgagagagttttattggtgaaaaccttcacaagcactataaggcgacggtaagttgaaagaaagaacaaaatgagagaggcttgatggagaaaacccttcgggcactacaagtcgaataaggatcgtgaaacAGATtagataatcggagcattgaagcccagcttcacggtttaggggtataacaagagttaaACATCAAACTTGTTTGACAGATTAGGTCACTTAATCAACATGtgatgtcatggtcattagagttgttatccatatctgataggtttctactttgtagttttcttgttaggaatcatctctttcctttgtcctttactctattccttttgtcttgtttacttcctcttcctgagtctgtttggtcagaataagtgagaaatgacttcaaaatcttccaccagctttccaattgcaccaGACGAGGTCttgctagcacatcaaagtgtcataagtcaggaaagaacaacaagcgcactgagttggtaacaatcaacatgctttgggatccatgtgaaatacaaaggtttggtacatatcaattcatgaatAATGCAACATATGGAGGGTTctaggtgaacggatcaaaggtattttcggtgaaacacaaaggtttggtaaatgtcaggtcatgagcaatgcaacagatagagggtattgggtctgaacggagaagaggtactttctgtgataaggatgacagagaaagtggctagtcaataaacaagcaaggtcttcgaaATGGAAAtcaagttatcatgggaagtgaaggagcaatcgccctcgaagtcaaggccacaaaccaaccaccatatttttaaattgacaagatttttctttgattgaaacaggccagacaggtttgaccataaaattctcaggaccctcctggaaaatgggacctagtttaaaaatcaaaacaatcatgagtagtaaaacctggcataaatgtaccccaaaggaacataagttcgtttcaaagtttgcatgtttaagataagaTTCGAttagaagttttcaggaccctcctgaataatgggacttagctttaagacctccattagataacaagatttagcgtaagctctgttgtagggtagtgtaACTCAGCCgtaaaaattgtcactcttaggataatacttgatttttgactttcagaaccctcctagataatgggatgtagttttaagaccttcttagataaccagatttagcggaagtcatacctttagaaaacataattcagctttaaaaaaactgtcatttaactgggagttgttaggaccctcctggataatgggatctatctttcaaattcttAAAATATTCGAtaaacactcacatatgtgcccagctaccaaactggggcagaaaattttctttgttttgtctattttgttgaaatcaggcacccacctaaagagcacgggaatacagttcaagtttggtaatcaagcgcccacttggagaacacgggaatacaattcaagttcagcaatcaggcgcccagctggagagcacgggaatacagttaaagttttggccatcagacgcccacctagagagcaaggaatataattcaagttttggcaattaggagcccacctggagagcaagggaacatagttaaagttttggtaatcacgcccacctggagagcaagggaacatagttaaagttttggtaatcaggcgcccacctgaagagcaagggaatacagttcaagttttggcaatcaggcacccacctggagagcaagggaatatagttaaagttttggcaatcaggcgcccatttgGAGAGCAATGGAGTACAGttgaagtttcggcaatcaggcgcccacctggagagcaagggaatacagttacagtttcggaaatcaggcacccacctggaaagcaagggaatacagttaaagatttggtaatcaggcgcatacctggaaagcaagggaatacaattaaagatttggtaatcaggtgcgcaccgggaaagcaagggaatacagttaaagatttggtaatcaggtgcccacctggaaagcaagggaacacagttaaagttttggtaatcaggcgcgcACCTAGAAAGCAAGGGAACACAACTAaagatttggtaatcaggcacccacctggagagcgaGGGAATACACTAAaggtttggtaatcaggcgcccacctggaaagcaagggaatacagttaaagatttggtgatcaggcgcccacctggaaagcaagggaatatagttaaagatttggtaatcaggcgcccacctggaaagcaagggaacacagttaaagttttggcaatcaggcgcccacctggagagcaagggaatacaactaAGGTTTTGGTAATCATGCGCCTACCTGGAAAGcaagagaatacagttaaagttttggtaatcaggcgcccacctgggaagtaagggaatacagttcagatgttgtaatcaggcgcccgcctggagagcaagggaatacaattaaagttttggcaatcaggcgcccacctggagagcaagggaatacagttcaagttttggaaatcaggcgcccacctggagagcaagggaatacagttaaatttttggcaatcaggcgcccacctggagagcaagggaataccattcaagttttggcaattaggagcacacctggagagcaagggaacacaattaaagttttggtaatcagacgcccacctggagagcaaaggaatatagttcaagttttggcaattagacacccacctgaagagcaagggaatacagttaaagttttggcaatcaggcgcccacctggagagcaaggaagtacagttgaagttttggcaatcaggcgcccacctggagagcaagggaatgcagttacagttttggtaatcaggcacccgccTAGAGAGTAGGGGAATgcagttaaagttttggtaatcaggcgcccacatggagagcaagggaatacagttaaagtttggcaatcaggcacccacctggagagcaagggaataaagttcaggtttcaaaggaagacaacacaagtttcAAGGGAAACATTTAAGGGAACAAAGGGAAtagaattcaagttttggtaatcaggcgccctcctagagaacaagggaatgcagttcaaatgttggcaatcaggcgccacctaGAGAATaggggaattcacttcagaatgcaattcaagtcagcaacaaaagaagctcgtggCAAGAATGCGGGGCAACAATCCGAGATCACCAACAGaagtagtctcaatccagaataaaaagaggggaaaagaaaaaaagataagtgaatccaaaatacagaagcagagaaagatgtgaactgctcaagacgtggTTGAAGTCACAAGCACCACATGTCCGATCTTGATCCGGAAAGCTGAAGAAGAGTGAGCTAGCACCTGCACCTAACAAGCGCCACCGTTCAAATCTAGAGTCTGAATGAAGagccattcaagactcaagatcaagcttcagaagacttatagataggaatcttgtaactcatagttgacaggcttagctagtctttttcatcttttgattttgatgtaataacgggaccgcggaccggaacctcggtggaatgacacctcgaccggctctccacctcggcatactctatcatctcactcacctctgaactacacgtggcctgattcctttatagccaaggatatgtaggcagctcagataccagggctcggtcacattcccctctctcttagttttagtctctccaaataagggtcgggtcaaaaaacctgtctagtcattctgtGTCCGAAAACTTTTCGCGTTTccggtcaaagaggggcagctgtagaaatgtgatttttgaccatccccaagatttttcatattttagcacgtaaatatttaatttaggcttaatatcgttatttcaactaattttgactcttttactttattttattacaagaaaaaaatgataattacaaaaaaaggttcattaatgttttgttgtcatttttaatcttgaaaaaataccaaaaaaatggttttgttttaatggtcagtcttattttaataattatttttacttaagtagagttaattaatatttttgataatattttttagttaattaagctaattttaaagCATAGCTAGTCATAAAGGCACAAGTTTCTAGCCCGTTCCTTAAgcccaatacccaatacccattaagctaatcctaaggacccttctagactcttctttggaataaaaaaataaataaaaagaccctaaggacctaGGAACAATTAACACAAAAATACACATTTAGACCTAGATCTATATAATAGGGGTAATGCCTAATGCTGAAGGGGACGAAAATACACACACAAAAATAACGCCTAGGAAAGAGGTGAAAAGTTGCGCCAGTAACAGAACGACCTCCCCCATCATTCTTCACCATCTTCAGCATCGTCAAAACttgaacacccaaaacaacacaCACCCATATAAACGGACACGCACACAAAGAACGCCAGAAATCAGCGATACACTAGACTTGCAAACTTCTTAGCTGTCGTTGCTGGAAACCGGCCAGCTCTCACACTTTCCATGGCTGCCGCTGCCGGAGGTGATGACCGGCGACGGCTATGACTGTCATCTTGTGCTTAGCCGCTGTTTCTGACCTTTCTTTCCCCTCTACTTCTCTATTTCGCCGGAGTCGCACCATCGACATCGAACGAACATAAAACCGGCAATAATCGTCGAAACTATTGCAATTTGTTTCTGCCGAGTTGTATCGAAATTAAGGTGTGGATGTCGTTCGAGGTTGTCCGTTTGAGATTTCCGGGCAGATTCATGGTTCGTTGAGGTTCCGATCGTAGTCCAAAATCGGATCTAGATTGCTGTTTTTGCTCTAAATCTTGTAAGGTCCAAATTCCTTTCGGATTTCTGCTTGGCGAGAATTCTTTAAGGTCCATTTCTAACTGTACTCTTCAATATTTTTGTATGATTCATGTGAATGAGTTTGATAAAAATGGTTAGCTTATGTGCCTTGAAATTTTATCTTGATGTGCAATTTGGTTAAATAAGATCTGCTGCTAATGAGCATGTGTGTGAAGTTGTGTTTGATTGATTTACTAGAGTTAAATATTTTATCTAAGTTGAATAGGCTGTGTTGAAAACTGAAAGAGTCCAACGAACTCATTTCATCTACTAGATGGAGTAAGGCAGTAACCATGTTTGAGGACAAAGAACGGTTCTAGGCCGTTGAACGAGAAGCTGATCGTGAAGATCTCTTCAGTACTTTATTCAATTAATTATGGTTTTTGAGAAGCTTTCTTTcgataccaaaaaagaaaaaaggagtgTGAAGTGAAATCAGGAAGTTGGATAATGTATATAGTGTTGAAATTGACAATGAAATAAGATATCAGTAGCTTATGACTTCGTCATTTACAACCGATAATAATTGGTTTGGTTGGTTGAAATGTGAGGTAGttcattttacttttatttttatcaatataGATTCGCTAGTAGTATGTATTTATGACATTTGCGTGGCATAATTATGGGTTCTAAAATTAagatcggagtatgcgttcgcgcaacttcgaaaaaactttcttaataatagaATGGGTTTTCATAGGCTACTAATTAATTTAGTTCATCTAGACTTGGGGTgtgccatttagtgaattttccatggccctcgcaaacttgaaattgcgtagttgctttaggtgcgtaatttaaattaacttccttaaactcgagtgtgcatttcatgtgacccaaattcaaatctcaacaacgcTAGATAAAATGTAtcgcggactgcgggtgcatttcatgtggcatggtcCAAGGTGCATTTTAAATAGCATTGAATCTTCTTAAAAAAGGACTAAAAGTGGTTAATAAATTAAAAtctaccataggttaaaacatgttttaaaatcagataatcatgccaataataacagttgagcgatcatgctagaaccacggaacttgggaatgcctaacaccttcttccgggttaatagaattccttacccgaatttatgtgttcgcggactataaaacagagtcaatcttttcctcgattcgggatttgaaccggtgacttaggacagcATAAATTATCCCCAAGTGGCTACTCTAAATTTGattaaataatctcgtttcgattgtcacctAAATTGGAAAAATTCTCTTACTCCTTCctggggtgtagtaaaaaggaggtgtgacaattggcATGACCACAACCCCATTTGATGTATTAACCTTACTTACCAGCCCGTAATTCCACCTCTTAGGAAGAGACGATAGCCTACTGTGTGATCCTTTGAAATAGCGGACATATCTTGCCTTATCTTCATACCCACACACACTGAATGATTTATGAACAAAGTATCACACATTTCCCTTATTGTTTGCGCATATCGGGCGGAGTCGGACTAGGACTCGGTCTTGATATCCCAACGGCCAAGGTAAGTCCAACCCACGAGAAGCCTAGGCATAATTAACGATGAGGCCGAACATGGCAGCCAAATCTTAAACCATCATTCTAGTATGAGGCAAGCGAGCGACCTTACAGTGTCGTCCCTCCTTTCACCGACTTGTCAGGCCAAGGTAATAGTTTCATTTGGGTTTAACTTATTACACTCTTTTGTTGGTCCAGAACAGGAACATGAGCACTCCCCTAGGTACACAACAAGGAACGAacgccaccaaaacaccccaggaaAAGGTTCCGCACCATGCCATCTCGCAGGCAACGACTGAGCAAAGCCTTCTAAGTCGTACCATACTACAAATATCAAAAACAGTTCGAAACGGGTCGACTACTGAGAAACAATCTCCAGAACAGGGAACACACCCATGAAACGCACAGTATTCTCCAATGAAAGTAAAGTTAGGCAAACTGAGACTCCCCCATGAAACGCATGGTATTCTCCAATGAAAGCAAAATTAAGCGAACCGAGACTTGCCCTGACGCGCACGTAAACAACACGGCGATGAGTGATGTTCTCCAGTAAAAACAATACAACAGGTTACAATCCGACCCCACTCGAATTAACACCCTAACGACCATCGGTCATCGCCAAACGAAAGGAAATTTCCATCTCGCTCGAATCTACAACAGGTTACATtctgacctcgctcgaattaacacccttacggccatcGGCCATCGCTAAACGAAAggaaagttcgacctcgttcgaatgtATATGTCAGAAATTGACTTTGCCCAAGATGGCTActccaagttcgacctcgttcgaatgtataagtcagaaattgacttcgcccaagatggcgactccaagttcgacctcgttcgaatacaTATGgaaatgtcacaacccaaaaatccctccaaaggagtcgtgatgacacctagtctctaaactaggtaagcctaacattaactgaaataacattgacaTTTGACAACTTTAAATTCATAACTCTTAACcatttacaattcccaaaactggtggtacaagtcacaagcctttctaagagtagttatacaaaataagtaCATCGTTATTCCGAAACAAAGGGGACAAGTGGAAATAAGTAGAATTTAAGGTGACTCCGAGGACTGCGAATGatgcaacaggtttaccttgagtctccgcCGCAACGAACAGttactatcgatcaaatacctggatttgtacacaaaaatgtatagaagtatagcatcagcacaaccgaccacatgtgctggtaagtgtctagcctaacctcggcgaagtagtgacgaggctaggaccagactaccaaataaacctgtgcaatatagcgtacaaaaataataggaagcagataacaatgatggcaaaaatgatcaaccaatgatataaatagcaggcaacaagaacatcataaatgcttctcaacaaaaaaataaataaatacaagtacaatcaattaatcaagtccttcaaatataaatctttcgcttaTAAacccttcaagtaataatctctaagataatatgcttttcaataaatatatttcgaatatatttccttcaaataagtatctttcaaataagcatctttcgagtataattctttcgagtaaaggtcaccttgtgacgcatcatttcataatcatagataatataggtctcaacccactttcatattttcacggcacctcgtgcccacatatttctgtctcataTTGCACAATAATATTCTCATattactcagttcataggttccataaTCCAATACAATTAataatgttcaaggagcctcattcacttaacataaagtagagtacaacccCCAACCCAAATAAGAAACCAACAAGAAAaaaatgaagttatttttagaaattatttgataaagaaaatactcttttcaattaaagtacaatatcgaatgaatcattacttttaatacgagaaatcaataaataaagGCATAGAAggaattcctttttaagtaaagtacaa contains:
- the LOC138883047 gene encoding uncharacterized protein — translated: MADNNRIELVDTGARKQLVEQDTGLADKSPQNEPHAKNEKFTGKEGRDELSRKLKGSKTQKLNLYGGRGDPIAHLRGYCSEMRSIRRKDNLLMAYFSESLTGAALQWYTHQDVNKWHTWDDMAQDFVRNFQYNLNIIPDSSSLYKMEKKPEKSFREFGIRWREQAARVSPSIGKMVEEGIKSGKIMSYSALKHTTEDIQNIPVSLGGRKRNRKDDPLGIPAQRFQPRHRPHRYPCALDDPPQCYFSPHNPQSRTSLSQYPIHNAPPYVPHSRGPRWPAPLSQMSYPPPQAYQPPTRKRFQPRPEYKMKRLLKKEDAFTHIGESYASLFQRLRQLDMLKPIQIKRSNPLPKKFDFSQRCAYCSDALGHNIEKCWHLKGAVQKLINTGDITAQNPNAADTIQSPLPEMHMEDMIRVEKENENYFEILGGPRTAKLSMLTEVDLKSELAKGTQKQFAKDNERKTCEGSSNIDVELSG